Proteins encoded by one window of Polyodon spathula isolate WHYD16114869_AA chromosome 16, ASM1765450v1, whole genome shotgun sequence:
- the LOC121329090 gene encoding butyrophilin subfamily 1 member A1-like, which translates to MAHLRELFISFLLCGAVESSLRCEENVQGKPYHSVTFTCLLDGGHPQDVIAVTWKKGDEIIAQAIPGKEKWKREVVGDPRAELIEEKLQKGEVSMHLKDVHYTDHGSYHCTVATRSRKWEGVVKLSVEEPEIPKVVFNPETGIFTCKSIGWYREPEVQWTNEKGENLTGLSETAPAEQKGEVYRVQSVLRISDLHQHYICTVKEGKMEKAIRNIITPGKTEL; encoded by the exons ATGGCACACTTGAGAGAGCTGTTCATTTCATTCTTACTGTGTGGTGCAGTGG AGTCCAGTTTGCGCTGTGAGGAGAATGTGCAGGGGAAACCGTACCACTCTGTCACCTTCACCTGTCTTCTGGACGGAGGCCACCCCCAAGATGTCATTGCTGTGACCTGGAAGAAGGGCGATGAGATTATTGCTCAG GCTATCCCGGGGAAAGAAAAGTGGAAGCGAGAAGTAGTAGGAGATCCTAGAGCAGAGCTGATTGAGGAAAAGCTTCAGAAGGGAGAGGTATCGATGCACCTCAAAGATGTTCATTACACAGACCACGGCTCCTATCATTGTACAGTCGCCACACGCTCCAGGAAATGGGAAGGTGTTGTCAAGCTGTCTGTCGAGG AGCCTGAGATACCCAAAGTGGTCTTCAACCCAGAGACCGGCATCTTTACCTGTAAATCGATTGGCTGGTATCGTGAGCCTGAGGTCCAGTGGACCAATGAGAAAGGAGAGAACCTGACTGGTCTGTCAGAGACAGCACCAGCAGAGCAGAAGGGCGAAGTATACAGAGTGCAGTCTGTTCTGAGAATCAGTGATCTTCACCAGCATTACATCTGCACAGTCAAAGAGGGGAAAATGGAAAAAGCAATCAGGAACATCATCACAC CTGGAAAGACAGAGCTCTAG